The DNA window TGAGATTTCTGCTGACCTTTCAGAGATATATGGTAAAGAGTTGATCTGTTCAATCATAGGTGTGTTTTAACAATGCTTTTTCAGAGTCCTTGACCCTTAAgggacatttttaaaaactttatggTTGGAGTAAAATAAGGAAATGTTTCAGTAAACAGTTATTCAGCATTTATCACAAGCCAGTGAAAATGTGTTTATGCACAGCCAATAGTTTCTTACGTTTGTTTTGCGTTCATTTTTGGAATTCTCATAATTGACTGCATGCATATGATGTGTACAAATCTTTTCACATAGCAAATAGTTTTTCCAGCAAAAGAAGTTAGGCAAgataaatattttgattttgttACTTAATAATTATAACCACTTGCTGTTCATGTCCTTCTGCTGAAATAGTTTTCGGTTGAGCCAGGAAATGGGCTTCTGAGTACTAGGGGCTTAGACCTCAAAAGGGAACTTTAGTGTGGGCCCTGAACTTGTCTGATAGCAGCAGTGTTCTATATGTGGTGTtttgggggctttgggtggtgTGTAGTTCTCGGAGTGTGACTGGAAGGTAATGGGGTCAAATCCCAATGCTGGCGGAGGAATCGTATTGCCATCGAGCCCTTgggaaaggcccttaaccccatttACTCCAGGGACCATTTGCTTTATACAAATGCATCTaagtaaattaatataaataaaattctaaTTCCAAAATGTCAAATGTGGACTGGCATGGTGATGCAGTGATTAACTGTGTGGCTTCATACCTCTGAGATCAAGGTTTGAGTACCCACTATGGCTCCGTGTTTGTTGTGTTtgaatgttctccctgtgtcattatGGTGTCCCCCACCACAGTaccaaaaacatactgaggttaattggagtttccaAATTGCCCATGATGTGTCTGTGGCAGAGAGAAAGGCTGTGTCCACATGGCAAGCAGCAAACTACTAGGTGAAAAATTCACTTTTGCATTCACACCACCAGTGGGGAATGGCCCGGCGCTTGTGAAAGGCGCTGGATGGGTTAGTACTATGTCATGAAAGAGTGCTTGCCATAACAAAAAGTGCGATTGTAAAGTGCTTTTCtgcttgaaataaaatgatttacaTTGTTGATTCATACAAAACAGCATTTGTTCTCTTGCTGTTGGATCAAAGAGTGCATATATAAGTGTGTTTACTTTTGCTAAATATGCTTACAAAAAACAACCTGCTATCCCTGTCTCTGCATTTAAATACCTCCAAGCATAATTTTTCTGAATTAAGTCTCAATATGATTTTAAAGTGACGTAAAATTATTCGTGGTACTGGGACAATGCAATTATTAATTTCTTCTCCATGTTGTTAAGCGATTTGGTTTCCAAGTTGCTGAACGTACCAGTCACAGTCCTAAGTTTATATCTAATTGGATAGCGCTTTGCTAGAGGTCAGCGAGCGAggtgaaaggaagatttgaagTTCGAGTGGTGCGGTGTAGCGGCAAAAACTGGGTGGAGGTTGGCGCTCGAGGCAGCATTGCACTGGCAGGGAGCGGCTCCGTTCCCCCATTGACTTACAATGGTGCCAAAATTTTGCCCATTGCCATGGGGTTGCAGCCTcattgagtgtgtgtgccctacaatgggttggtgccctgctctgggttgtttcctgcctgaaggctccaggataggctccagaccgtGAATAGgattacagaaaatagatggatggaaatatcAAATAAAGGAAAAGGGGATGATAgggaaaaaacagagaaaacaatACTACTGTCAGGGTCTGTACCGTCCAACCCCGCCCTCTGCGACCCTTCcctatttggccagcaggcagtGCTGGCCATTCTacctctccccctctctgtatTAGTTCCTAGTCTTCCCTATGTGTTTTCTCCATTCCCTGAATTGCTGCACAGTGTAGTGGGCTGGGTTTGTGGCTCAGCTTGTAAACCTGGACGTCATGAGTGCATTTTTGTTCCAAGTTTCCTAGTGTTGTAATTCCTAGTGTGTGATTAGTGTTCCTAGTTTCAGTTTTCTATGTCCTAGTTTTCTATGTTTCTTTGTTCTGTGTTTATTTAGTGTTACTGCTTGCAGCTGTGTCTCGTTGTTATTCTGCCTCatttgattggttaattgattatGACTTACCTGTTTCTTGTTTGCTCCAGTTTTCTAGGTGTATTTAAGTTCTTGCCTTAGTTAATTTCCTCATTTGATCATTGTGTTAGGATGTGGTCGGATGTGGTCGGATGTGCTCGGATGTGCTCGGATGTGGTCGGATGTGGTCGGATGTGCTCGGATGTGGTCGGATGTGCTCGGATGTGGTCAGTCTCGTCCTCTGTTCCTTTGACTGCTCCTGCTCCCCATTTGTGTTATCCTACAATTTCTTGTAGTTCTTGTTTTCCCCGTTtacttttgacccctcatggtcctttaTTTTCCCTTGTGTGTTCAGCTTGTTTACTGAACCCCTTTTTGTCTTGGAGCCACTAGTGGATCATCATCTTTTTCCCTCCTGCACCATGCCGAGCTGTAACAACTGGCATGTAATGTGCTGCCACGTAACACCCATGAAAAGATAAGGTTGAGAAAAAGAAGGCAGAAATGTGAATTTGAAACTCTGGCCCTTCCAATATAAAGCCTATCTATAGAGTAACCTATTGCATTAACATCCATTTACAGTGGTTTGGCAACATTGTCACAATGGATTGGTGGGATGATCTCTGGCTCAATGAAGGCTTTGCCAGTTTCTTCGAATATGTTGGAGTGAACATAGCAGAGCCAACATGGGAAATGGTGAGCCTTTTACGGATGTGTCAGAATTTATTGAAAGCACTCTGACATACTGGAAGTGGCAGAGGGCTGAACACTCTTATCTCTCTGACAGCGTGACATTATGCTAATCGACGACGTCCTGCCTGTCATGGTTGACGATGCACTTCTCTCGTCTCACCCAATCATCGTGAATGTGTCGAGTCCAGCTGAGATCACATCAGTGTTTGACGGTATATCATACAGCAAGGTAAAGCTCTTATCCAAAAAATACAACCATTAACAACTGTAGCTACCAAGAGTCTGACGATTGCAGCTTAATAGTTATCTGTGTTGGGGAGTAGCTAGTTACATGTAATGGCGttatgtaattaaattacaaaataaatgtaattgtcATCCATTATAGTTACTGAGAAAAGAGATGTAATTAAATTAGTTACTAATCAGAATGTTGGCAATTATAAAGGGGTTCAATCTGAATATTCTTTTTAGTAAATATGTAGAATATAACATTCATTTTGTTACTTTACATCTTTTTGCCCTGCCGAAAGGCCTTTTTTCGGGGATATATTCATACAACACAGGTCTGCAAAGCTGTTGgaacttttcagctttattgtcCAATTTCACACATTTGTTGGAAAAGCAATGAAAAAGTAATCAAATCTTAGTAGATTTTTGAATGAGGTAACCAGTAATCTGTAACctattacatttcaaaagtAATATTCCCAACACTGATAGCTATTACAATCATTTGCACCATTTTCAATATCAAAGCAATCACTGCTTTATTATCAAATATGTGTCatataagttaacattattAATGTACAACATTACTTATTCTGCCCTCTCTCTGCCTGTAGGGGGCTTCTATTTTGAGGATGCTGGAAGATTTAATGGGCTATGATATTTTCAGGCAAGGTTGTCAGGTAGGTTTCTCATTAAAATAGCATTTCTTCGTATAGACTGACAGAAAGTTTCAATCCATAACATTCATTACTGAAAGCTGGGGGTTTGACACTTATACATCTAAAAACATTGATAATTGGAAAAAagttacaaaataaataaaatcttgttttttgaTGGAACAGAATGAAGATTTGGCTTTGAATGTgtaacttatttattttttttatcttcccCAGCAATATCTACAAGACTTTAAGTTTAAGAATGCTAAAACGTCTGATTTTTGGGCTACTTTAGCAAAGGTAAATGTTAATCCTATTGTCTCTTTCTGTTTACTGTCATGCCCACCCGCATGCACAATGCGGTGTACTAAGTTTATGAGTGATTGCAGTGCTGTGGCTGTACAGGTTAGTGGATTACCTGTAGCAGACATCATGGACACATGGACCAAACAGATGGGCTACCCTGTGGTGGACGTCACCATAGTTGGGACACAAGCCACACTAACGCAACAGCGCTTCCTGCTGGATCCCAATGTAGATCCCTCTCAGCCACCTGTCCCGCTGAGGTAAGCCGGTCACTGCATTGTATTGTTTCAGCAGCGTTCCCATGAGGCACTTTGAGACTCAGAAGAGCTGTGCCCCCACAGCGCAATTGCCTTTCTTCAGAAGATAAGACTCACGTTTAACTACATCGCCCATAATGTGTGAATGAAACTCACAAAACTGCAGGATTCACTAACTTTTAGTAGTAACTGCTACAGCATGCTTAGAAGAATGAttgattatttaatttaattattattatttttattcacaAATTAGACCAATATCAGTGGAGTGTTAGATTGGcaaaatttatttgaattttaaaattaattttatttaaaaatacattttaattttaccaGTCCAAATGGTACAtactatatttattttatatactcCTGATGCCAAGCATCTTTTTTCAAAATAAGGCCTTTAAGCCAATTGTGGCTGCTGTTATACCGGCATGGCTGACCCCTTCCTGACATCACTCATTCATAGACTGGGATTCCTCCCACACCGTAAATTGAGAGCCCTGATTTCTCCCATTAAGAGATTCACCTCTGCTATGCCACACACTCAGTGAAAATGAATCATTTGGCTATTATTCACTTCTTTATAGCTACAAATGGACCATCCCTATTAAATGGGAAGCTACCGACAGTAAGAAGTATGATAGCACAATATTTGATAAAGCAAATACAGGTAAGAACAAATCATTATTTccaaatttataaaaataatagatttttaccattttttaGTCTGAAACCACAGTAATTTTTCATAGTCTAATGTGGATGTGAGCAGTTCTATATCCTAAccaatgactttttttttggttcagaTTTAATTCTGCCTGACTATACAAATGCAGATGGactaataaaattaaacaaaggTCACATGGGCTTCTACAGGACCAACTACAATAGCAACATATGGGATAGCGTGAACCAGTATCTTACCACAAATCATTCGGTAATTTTGTTTGATCAGTCTTTTTTGGATTGGCACTAATACTGTTATGACTGCCCTTGCATTACTATGCTTTTGACACTGCAATCAGCACTGACCCATAATGTTGTTTATATTTTAAAGGTATTTACAGCAGTGGACAGGTGTGGCTATATTGACGACATATTTGCTCTGGCTCGGTAAGGGTCCCTATTGAAGATACATTTTGCCGTACATTACATATAGCTACTTCCTACAcaataatgtgtttttgttcaaGTGAAGTTTAGAAATAAATGATCAAAAACGCATCATTTATTGGTGTTGAGTTTCTTCACTGctgctttaaaacagggcagATGTTGTGGACTATGGGGCCGCCTTCAATCTGACTAAATACTTGAGTAGTGAGAAGGATTACATCGTTTGGGCGCGAGTGGCATCCTCAATCTCATACTTGCAGGACATGCTGATGGATGATGATGATCTCTACCCTAAATTTCAGGTTGGACTTGGTGAATAAGAGTGATGTTTTCCGTATGTAGGTATATTTGTTCATTGAGTGAAAGATTTGGTAACATTTTCTGTGAATGCCATGTCTacaagaatctatgaacacattataatgcattcatagagctttataaacatggctattaatatttataaaaaggtttaacacattatagccatgtctattatgtattatgaatgctttTTGAAGCTCTCATCTAATCTATGCACTCATTCATTCTTAAACAGACCATTATAATctattatgaaggtatgtatagtgcattatataTGAAAGCTTAACTGGAGCTTATGTAGTGCTACAATCAagactataatgccttatgactctTAATAGAAGATGTTGTAATACTTTAATTCTTATActagccattataatgcattatgaaggtatctataatgcattataaatgacagtttcaagtaaagtgttaccaaagatTTTGGTCTTTTGAAATAATCCTAACCCCTCTGTGGTGCAAAGGTGCCCCCTATCAGCACTATTGTTTGACTGTCGCCGCCATTAAAGGATACCTTCACTCATTTAAAATATGCTGAGTAATCACCTGTTAAAACAGTACCACTCAATTCAGGTGACACTTATTCACCATATGAGAGTGAAACACATTGGTATCTTAGGAATCAGGAATTACTTCACCAGCTGAAACAACCCTGTGCCACGCCATTAAAGACCACAGACTTCACTGCTAGTTCCTATTTAATCACATTTCTTTCTATTCTCAAAGAAACATTTCCGTGATCAAGTTCTGACTGTGGTCAGAGAGCTAGGCTGGACGGAcactggaagtcagattgagagGTGAGAAAGTTATAATCAAAATGCAGATTCTGAggtacaaaacaaaaagcatatTCTGAAAGCCATCTGAAAAAGTTCAGTATTCTGAGATATTGTATTACAGATATATGATCTTCAAATGTAGCATAAAGTTTAAAGACTGAGGGCTACAGATATGCATCACAACACCAGTGTCAAGAACCATGAGTTATGTGAATTTATACAAATCTATCTCCTTTGTTGTCCCTGACCTACAGACTCCTGAGAGAGACTGTCCTGGGAATCGCCTGTGCAATGGGTGATGAAGAATCTCTTAATATGTCCTCCACTTTGTTCACACAGTGGCTTAACgacaaaatgtaaatatgcaaATTTTATAGTTGTCCATTTAACACTACAGAGGGGAAcgattttaaaaacatgaatgaATGCAAAGTAAATGCATATGTAGctagaaagtggatggatgtgAAAATAATGTGCCATGagtgaatacatttatttgacaaAATCGACATTATTGTGTGGCTTTATTTGATAATGATAATGTTCTGCTTctcaaagaataaaaaatcatCAATGGTCTGTCAATCAAATGGTAAAACACCCAATTGGAATAGTGTGTCTTTATCATTATGACAGGATGTGTCTAATATCATCCTTCATTAACAATAACTTACACTTATgcaaatgggaaataaaacatcatttaatttttcattacagtagtctaggtGTCAATCTTCGCCTTCTGGTTTATCGTTATGGTATGAAGAATTTGGGCGATGAGGCATCGTGGACCAAAATGTTTGACCTGTACCAGAAAGCGACTTTGGCCCAGGAGAAGGAGAAGCTGCTGTATGGGCTGGCGTCAGTGGAGAACGTGTCACTGTTAGACCAGTAAGCAGATAATCACCAGGAGATGAAACATAGCTCCAGATCTGATAGCAGGGACCTGGTAACCATGTTAACAGCAGATGCAAAATCAGTCTTCTACATTTTTGGTTCTATTCATCGTTGCACTATGCCTTAGAAagtcaaaaatgtatttatgagTTTCACCATTGAATTTTATTACAATtgaccagaggtggatagttcaagtccagaaagcaaaaatccagatcaagattttatttcacccaaccagttgagtactctgtgactgtgactctttatactcaagtggttggttgaaacaaaatcttggtctggatttttacttcctgAACCAGTTCTATCCACCTCTGCAGTTGACGTTAGAAATTTTAAATGGATTtgtaagagagaaaaaaaaaatcccacataTTCTAGTCAACAAGTGTCAAACtacagtcctggggggccggagccctgcacatttttgggtttcccctcgtttaacacacctgattcaactccttgcaactccttgtgctaattaccacacagcccttgagctgaatcatttgtggaggaacagggaaaaaactaagcgacacagggctctggccccccaggactgcagtttgacacccctgttctagTCTGATCACACAGTCTACTAAATTAAAACTGTATACTTCCTTCACCTGGCTGTTTCCCAACAGGAAAAACAAGAAGCTAAACTGAAGTACAAGGGTTTATGTCCCATTTTTTATTGTTAACCATATCACTTGAGATCTGAGGAAATTGATTTACTGCATCTGTTAATAAATAACCCtggaatatttataaaaaaaatagtatCCACAAGTACATGTAAAAACAAGATATAGGAAAATGATCAGATTGGAAAATAGGAGGAATCAAAGAGGATGAATCTATTGCTTCTTTTTAAACGttaaaactattttttaatTACAGGTTGCTTGAGGCAACAAAAGATGAGAAGATAATCAGAAGTCAGGATGTGTTTACCGTGATCAGATACATTTCTCTGAACAAATATGGGAAGACGATGGCGTGGGACTGGGTCATACTGAATTGGGAGTATCTTGTCAACCGGTAAGAATAGCTCTTTTTAATGAATTTGTTTCATTTAGTGAATCAGCTTAACCTTTAACAGGATcaatatcaattttttttttttaggaaaatTTCCCAGCTGGATTTAGTTATAACACCACCATAGATTACAAAAGCACACTGAGATTACTGGCTACTGTGAGCATTTAACCTATCAAGCTGACTAACAGCACCTCACAATACTTACATATGTTCAACATTTAACATACAACTGGGTTTGGGTGCTTACATTTACACTTAAATATATCATgtttaaaaaatttaataaatggGTAACACTTAACTTGAAGCCATCACCTACAATGCaatatagataccttcataacggtcgatataaaaatttaaaaagcagTACAGcgtcttctattgacagtcataagacATTATAGTGTTGATCACAATatttcataagctccaatggaAATCTCATGGATAATGTATTATGACGGTATCTATAGTACATTACAATGGctggtataagcattaaggatgctttgtactgaattataaaggtatctaaaatgcattatagatgagagcttcataaagcattcgtaatgcaaaataaatatggATATAATATgttatcctttttaaaaatatgtatagccatgtttattatgctttatgaatgcattataatgtattatgaatgtgttcatagattcttatagacatggcattcatagaaagggTTATTAATGAATGATTATACCCTGATTTGGGATTGCAAATACAGCAGAAATACTGTATTAGAGGGCCTGTCACTGTGAAATTCTGAAATCCCGATATTTACTAGTGGAAGAATCTAAAACAATGGTTACTTTCTGAACCAGGTCTATCCACCTCTGCAGTTGACATTAGAAATTTTAAATGGATTTgtaagagagagaaaaaaattccCATTCATTCTAGTCaacgggtgtcaaactccagtcctggagggccggagccctgcacatttttgggtaaCCCATCTGCTTCTGGCTGACTACCTGCTGTGTGTACAAaaaacatgacaggaaaaaGACAGTAATTTTCTCTCCATgacaaatatccatccatccatccatcatctaccgcttgtccggggttagggttgcgggggcagcagcttcaggagaggcacccagacctccctctccccagctacctccaccagctcctcggggaggacaccgaggcgttcccaggccagccgagagatataatttctccagcgagtcctgggtctgccccggggcctcctccctgtaggacatgcacggaaaaactctccgggtagccgcccaggaggcatccgcaccagatgtccaaaccacctcaactggctcctttcgacgtgaagaagcagcagttctactctgaggccctcccggatgtccgaacttctcaccctatccctaagggagagcccagacaccctgcggagaaacctcatttcggccgcctgtattcgcgatctcattctttcggtcattacccatagctcatgaccataggtgagggtagggacaaagatggaccaatagatcgagagctttgctttttggcttagttctttcttagccacgacggaccggttaagcgcctgcaaaactgtagacgccgctccgattcgtctatccagctcccgatcttacctaccctcactcgtgaacaagaccccgagatacttaaactcctccacttgaggcagtacgtcttccccaacccgaagagggcaaaccacccgtttccggctgagaaccatggtctcggacttggaggtgctaatcctcatccctgccgcttcgcactcggctgcggaccgccccagtgcatgctggagatccccagcagatgaagccaacaggacgacatcgtctgcaaaaagcagcgaggcaatcctgaggccaccaaactggacacccttcacaccctggctgcgcttagaaatcctgtccataaatattataaacaggaccaatgacaaagggcagccctgacggagcccaacacgcaccgggaacacgtccgacttattactggcaatgcggaccaagcttctgctctgttcgtacagggaccggatcgcccacaacagcggaccccagaccccatactcccgaagcaccccccacagagcacctcggggaacccggtcgtaagccttttccaaatccacaaaacacatgtagactggataggcaaactcccaggccccctccagtacccttgcaagggtataaagctggtccagtgttccacgaccaggacgaaaactgcattgttcctcctgaatccgagattcgactatcgatctcaccctcctctccagtaccccggaatagactttcccagggaggctgagaagtgtgatccccctgtagttggaacacaccctccggtcccctttcttaaataaggggaccaccaccccggtctgccaatccagcggcaccgtccctgacctccacgcactgttgagaaggcgtgtcagccacgacagccccacaacatccagagccttcaggtactccgggcagatctcgtccacccccggggcccggccaccacggagctctttaaccaccctggccacctcagccccagtgatgtgcaagccccccccagcaccctcaggctctgtgccctcagatgtctcaaaggcagtgtgcgtagatgtatctgaggcagagttgaggaggtcctcaaagtactccttccacctccaggtgatgtccccaggtgaggtcaacagcaccccccccccactataaatagtaggaaccaggagctgcttccccctcctgatactccggatggtttgccagaacctttttgaggctgactgaaagtcactttccatggcctcgccgaactcctcccacgcccgggtttttgcatctGCGACCGCCCAAGCTGCATTCCGCCTGGCACGCCGGTACTCGTctgctgcctccggagacccccaggctaataattcccggtaagcctccttcttcagcttcatggcccccctcacctctggtgtccaccatcgggtacgggggttaccgccacgactggcaccgaccaccctgcagccacagctccgtacggccgcttccacaatggaggtccggaacagtgtccattcagactcaatgtcccaaacctcccccggcatgcagttggaattctgctggaggcacgagttaaagctccagtgaacaggagcctctgccagacattcccagcataccctcactatgcgcttgggtctaccaggtctgaccggcttcctcccccgccacctgagccaactcatcaccaggtggtgatcagttgacagctctgcccctctctttacccgagtgtccaagacggaaggccacagatcagatgatacgattataaaatcgatcatcgacctgtagccccgggcatgttcgtaccatgtccacttatggacacccttatactcgaacatggtgttcgttatggacaaaccatgcattccacagaagtccaataacagaacaccactcgggttcagatcagggaggccgttcctcccaatcacccccttccaggtcacactgtcattgcccacgtgagcgttgaagtcccccagaaaaacgatggaatccccccgcggcacaccaaatagcataccgctaagggaatccaagaaggccgggttctccgaactgacattcggcgcataagcgcagatgacagacagagacctatccccaacccgaaggcgcagggaaacagccctctcattcaccggggtaaactccgttgttaattcaccgagctgtggggccaccaatagccccaccccagcccggcgtcgctcacccgccgcaactccagagtaaaagagcgtccagcccctctccaggagattggttccagaacccaagctatgtgttgaggtgagcccgactatatctagtcgatacctctcaacctcacgcacaagctcaggctccctccccaccagagaggtgacattccatgtcccgaaagccagttttg is part of the Paramormyrops kingsleyae isolate MSU_618 chromosome 25, PKINGS_0.4, whole genome shotgun sequence genome and encodes:
- the LOC111834456 gene encoding glutamyl aminopeptidase-like isoform X2 → MMQYEDPNDLKDPKTPKRYCMQEEGMPTLPPTPEERGPCRASNDTSGNWTNFRLPSYVIPEHYDLHMEPDLEADSYTGTVSVTVRITSPTRHLWLHIRETFVRSPPRLQKTSPSSQSDVALRGCFEFKPQEYVVVEAADELPVTGPDEYYVLTLDFQGWLNGSLVGFYRTTYQENGVTKKIAATDHEPTDARKSFPCFDEPNRKATFTISITHDRAYSALSNMPVQKTEEVPGNKIKSSFEKSVPMSTYLVCFAVHQFVSVERNSSRGIPLRIYAQPLQINTANYAADTTKIIFDYFETYFNMKYSMPKLDKIAIPDFGTGAMENWGLITYREANLLYDEKDSSSYNKQRVASVIAHELVHQWFGNIVTMDWWDDLWLNEGFASFFEYVGVNIAEPTWEMRDIMLIDDVLPVMVDDALLSSHPIIVNVSSPAEITSVFDGISYSKGASILRMLEDLMGYDIFRQGCQQYLQDFKFKNAKTSDFWATLAKVSGLPVADIMDTWTKQMGYPVVDVTIVGTQATLTQQRFLLDPNVDPSQPPVPLSYKWTIPIKWEATDSKKYDSTIFDKANTDLILPDYTNADGLIKLNKGHMGFYRTNYNSNIWDSVNQYLTTNHSVFTAVDRCGYIDDIFALARADVVDYGAAFNLTKYLSSEKDYIVWARVASSISYLQDMLMDDDDLYPKFQKHFRDQVLTVVRELGWTDTGSQIERLLRETVLGIACAMGDEESLNMSSTLFTQWLNDKISLGVNLRLLVYRYGMKNLGDEASWTKMFDLYQKATLAQEKEKLLYGLASVENVSLLDQLLEATKDEKIIRSQDVFTVIRYISLNKYGKTMAWDWVILNWEYLVNRYTINDRNLGRLVARITPTYNTELQLWQMQKFFQQYPEAGAGESSRLQAVETVRSNIDWVKRNKAEINHWLNSNVAY
- the LOC111834456 gene encoding glutamyl aminopeptidase-like isoform X1, which produces MMQYEDPNDLKDPKTPKRYCMQGKHVAIICAVVVVLTVTVGLAVGLTSSCRPSEEGMPTLPPTPEERGPCRASNDTSGNWTNFRLPSYVIPEHYDLHMEPDLEADSYTGTVSVTVRITSPTRHLWLHIRETFVRSPPRLQKTSPSSQSDVALRGCFEFKPQEYVVVEAADELPVTGPDEYYVLTLDFQGWLNGSLVGFYRTTYQENGVTKKIAATDHEPTDARKSFPCFDEPNRKATFTISITHDRAYSALSNMPVQKTEEVPGNKIKSSFEKSVPMSTYLVCFAVHQFVSVERNSSRGIPLRIYAQPLQINTANYAADTTKIIFDYFETYFNMKYSMPKLDKIAIPDFGTGAMENWGLITYREANLLYDEKDSSSYNKQRVASVIAHELVHQWFGNIVTMDWWDDLWLNEGFASFFEYVGVNIAEPTWEMRDIMLIDDVLPVMVDDALLSSHPIIVNVSSPAEITSVFDGISYSKGASILRMLEDLMGYDIFRQGCQQYLQDFKFKNAKTSDFWATLAKVSGLPVADIMDTWTKQMGYPVVDVTIVGTQATLTQQRFLLDPNVDPSQPPVPLSYKWTIPIKWEATDSKKYDSTIFDKANTDLILPDYTNADGLIKLNKGHMGFYRTNYNSNIWDSVNQYLTTNHSVFTAVDRCGYIDDIFALARADVVDYGAAFNLTKYLSSEKDYIVWARVASSISYLQDMLMDDDDLYPKFQKHFRDQVLTVVRELGWTDTGSQIERLLRETVLGIACAMGDEESLNMSSTLFTQWLNDKISLGVNLRLLVYRYGMKNLGDEASWTKMFDLYQKATLAQEKEKLLYGLASVENVSLLDQLLEATKDEKIIRSQDVFTVIRYISLNKYGKTMAWDWVILNWEYLVNRYTINDRNLGRLVARITPTYNTELQLWQMQKFFQQYPEAGAGESSRLQAVETVRSNIDWVKRNKAEINHWLNSNVAY